A window from Neobacillus sp. PS3-40 encodes these proteins:
- a CDS encoding LysR family transcriptional regulator, whose amino-acid sequence MELRQLKYFIEVAKQEHISIAAETLHIAQSAVSRQISNLEAELGVQLLQREGRNIKLTHIGKLFAEQAVISLNAIANAKQLIDEYVDPERGTIRIGFPSSLASNTLPRIIKAFKKEHPDVRFHLRQGGYDFLIEGIKKREIDLAFIGPIPKFDSNIHSDILFTENFVALLPNNHLLADKETISLSQLEKERFILFPEGFILRKIVEDACLQAGFQPFIPCEGEDLDAIKGLVSAGIGITLLPELILYENIPIGTVQINIDEPKVIRTVGIITPKHRELSPSEQLFYDFVIAYFSKNPK is encoded by the coding sequence ATGGAATTACGACAATTAAAATACTTTATCGAAGTGGCGAAACAAGAGCATATATCTATCGCCGCGGAAACACTACATATCGCACAATCAGCAGTAAGTCGACAGATTAGTAATTTAGAGGCTGAATTAGGAGTCCAACTCTTACAAAGGGAGGGTCGGAATATTAAATTAACACATATTGGCAAACTGTTTGCCGAACAAGCAGTTATTTCATTAAACGCTATTGCCAACGCCAAACAATTAATAGACGAATATGTCGACCCTGAACGAGGGACGATACGAATTGGGTTCCCATCTAGTTTAGCAAGTAATACTCTTCCAAGGATTATTAAGGCTTTTAAGAAAGAACACCCTGATGTTCGCTTTCATTTACGACAGGGAGGGTACGATTTTCTAATAGAAGGAATTAAAAAAAGGGAAATTGATCTAGCCTTTATCGGGCCTATTCCGAAATTTGATTCAAATATTCACTCCGATATCCTTTTTACGGAAAATTTCGTTGCCTTACTACCGAATAATCATCTGTTAGCAGATAAAGAAACTATTTCATTATCCCAGTTAGAAAAAGAGAGATTTATATTATTTCCAGAAGGGTTTATTTTGCGGAAAATTGTTGAAGATGCTTGTCTCCAAGCCGGGTTTCAACCATTCATCCCTTGTGAAGGTGAAGACCTTGATGCTATAAAAGGGTTAGTTTCAGCTGGAATTGGGATTACATTATTACCAGAACTCATTTTGTATGAGAATATTCCGATCGGAACTGTACAAATAAATATTGACGAACCAAAAGTAATAAGGACCGTCGGAATCATTACCCCAAAACATCGAGAGTTATCGCCTTCTGAACAATTATTTTATGATTTTGTGATAGCTTATTTTTCAAAGAACCCAAAATAA
- a CDS encoding ABC transporter substrate-binding protein, which produces MKKWLVLLVSVFLIAGCSANKQKDTSKEKNKPLKKISVVLDWTPNTNHTGLYVAKEKGYFKAEGLDVDIIMPGEAGADQLVASGKADFGVGYQEAITQARIQGVPLVSIAAVIQHNTSGFASPVAKNIKSPKDFAGHTYGGWGSPVEKAVIASLMKKENADVNQVKIINTGDTDFFTAVKRDVDFSWIYYGWTGVEAELRNEKINMIYLTDYSKKLDYYTPVLESNEKMIAKDPETVNAFLKATTKGYKFAIKNPDQAADILIKAAPDLDPKLVKKSQEWLSPKYQDDAKEWGIQKQQVWENYSTWMFDNKLLDKKLDAKKAFTNEFLPK; this is translated from the coding sequence ATGAAGAAATGGCTCGTTTTATTAGTATCTGTTTTTCTCATTGCTGGGTGCAGTGCAAATAAGCAGAAAGATACAAGTAAGGAAAAAAATAAACCGCTTAAAAAGATTTCTGTCGTGTTGGATTGGACACCAAACACGAATCATACAGGATTATATGTAGCAAAGGAAAAAGGTTATTTTAAAGCAGAAGGTTTAGATGTAGACATTATTATGCCAGGTGAGGCTGGTGCTGATCAGTTAGTAGCATCAGGTAAGGCTGATTTTGGCGTGGGTTACCAGGAAGCGATTACACAGGCACGTATTCAAGGTGTACCGCTTGTTTCGATTGCCGCTGTTATTCAACATAATACTTCAGGATTTGCTTCACCAGTAGCTAAAAATATCAAATCACCGAAAGATTTTGCAGGGCATACTTATGGAGGCTGGGGCTCACCAGTTGAAAAAGCTGTTATTGCATCTTTAATGAAAAAAGAAAATGCAGATGTAAATCAGGTGAAGATTATTAATACTGGAGACACAGACTTCTTTACAGCAGTGAAAAGAGACGTAGACTTCTCTTGGATTTATTACGGATGGACTGGTGTGGAAGCAGAGCTTCGTAATGAAAAAATTAATATGATTTATCTAACAGACTACTCCAAAAAGCTTGACTACTATACGCCGGTACTAGAAAGCAATGAAAAAATGATTGCGAAAGACCCTGAAACTGTTAATGCCTTCTTAAAAGCAACAACAAAAGGCTATAAGTTTGCCATTAAAAATCCAGATCAAGCAGCAGATATACTCATCAAAGCCGCTCCAGATTTAGATCCAAAGCTAGTGAAGAAGAGTCAGGAATGGCTATCGCCTAAGTATCAGGATGATGCGAAAGAGTGGGGTATTCAAAAGCAACAGGTTTGGGAAAATTATTCTACATGGATGTTTGATAACAAACTTCTTGATAAAAAATTAGATGCGAAAAAAGCTTTTACTAATGAATTTTTACCAAAATAG
- a CDS encoding TatD family hydrolase encodes MKMIDAHIHLDHYKDKEISSIIEESNLNDALISVSFNLESCLRNLQLSQKFQKVKPAFGFHPEQPIPTEEQQSELLNWMNEHRPEMIAIGEVGLPYYLRLEQKVSRKQYAQYIDLLETFIQLAKKWEKPIVLHAVYDDAPIVCDLLEKYSVTKAHFHWFKGDQKTIKWMIANGYHISITPDVVYEQEIQQLVQNYPVEQMMIETDGPWPFEGPFKGKMTHPDMMIESIGMIAKIKHLTQIEVAERLLQNTKAFYQI; translated from the coding sequence ATGAAAATGATTGATGCACATATTCATTTAGATCATTATAAGGATAAGGAAATTTCAAGTATTATCGAGGAATCAAATCTTAATGATGCCTTGATTTCCGTTTCATTTAATCTAGAATCCTGTTTGAGAAATCTACAATTATCGCAAAAATTTCAAAAGGTAAAACCGGCGTTCGGGTTCCATCCGGAGCAGCCTATACCGACTGAGGAACAGCAAAGTGAACTACTTAACTGGATGAACGAGCATCGACCTGAAATGATAGCCATTGGTGAGGTCGGACTGCCATACTACTTAAGGCTGGAACAAAAAGTTTCTAGGAAGCAGTATGCTCAATATATCGACCTTTTAGAAACTTTTATTCAATTAGCAAAAAAATGGGAGAAACCAATTGTTCTTCATGCTGTCTATGATGATGCCCCAATTGTATGTGACCTTTTAGAAAAATATTCAGTTACTAAGGCTCATTTTCATTGGTTCAAAGGGGATCAAAAAACGATCAAATGGATGATTGCGAATGGGTATCATATTTCGATTACACCTGATGTAGTTTACGAACAAGAGATCCAACAATTAGTTCAAAATTACCCTGTAGAGCAAATGATGATTGAAACTGATGGTCCATGGCCATTTGAAGGTCCATTTAAAGGGAAAATGACACATCCTGATATGATGATCGAATCGATCGGTATGATTGCAAAAATAAAGCACCTGACGCAGATAGAGGTTGCAGAACGATTGTTGCAAAACACCAAGGCTTTTTATCAGATTTAA
- a CDS encoding helix-turn-helix transcriptional regulator, producing MAIIINIDVMLAKRKMSVTELSERVGITMANLSILKNGKAKAVRFSTLEAICKTLDCQPGDILEYKSDEDTQ from the coding sequence ATGGCAATTATTATTAATATTGATGTGATGTTAGCAAAACGAAAAATGAGTGTAACGGAGCTTTCGGAGAGGGTTGGAATTACTATGGCGAATCTTTCTATTCTGAAGAATGGGAAAGCAAAAGCGGTTCGTTTTTCAACATTAGAAGCGATATGTAAGACTTTGGATTGTCAGCCAGGTGATATTTTGGAGTACAAAAGCGACGAAGACACTCAATAA
- a CDS encoding CBO0543 family protein gives MLVILSIVPAIIWWIFADKRRIMEITTFGLFYGVTSIILDSIGSNAMVWTYQIRLTPYLEPQMYPYDVGIVIILFMVVYQRYGKDFKTFIFYSCLLSLFQAFLAEPAMERLDIYKEISWKHIYSFPVYWIIGITCWSIVKYFKSLEQRV, from the coding sequence TTGCTTGTCATTCTTTCTATTGTTCCGGCAATTATTTGGTGGATATTTGCAGATAAAAGAAGAATTATGGAGATAACTACATTTGGTTTATTTTATGGTGTTACGTCAATTATATTAGATTCCATCGGAAGTAATGCCATGGTTTGGACTTATCAGATCCGTCTAACCCCTTATTTGGAACCACAAATGTACCCTTACGATGTTGGTATTGTAATTATTTTATTCATGGTTGTTTATCAAAGGTATGGAAAAGACTTTAAAACATTTATTTTTTATAGCTGTTTGTTATCCTTATTCCAAGCATTTTTGGCTGAACCTGCAATGGAGAGGTTAGACATATACAAAGAGATTTCTTGGAAACATATATATTCATTTCCTGTTTATTGGATAATTGGTATAACATGCTGGTCGATAGTAAAGTATTTTAAATCACTAGAGCAGAGAGTATAA
- a CDS encoding DUF2975 domain-containing protein has translation MNGKRGSTTFLKVIIFLAGIAVLALCIFLVPRMANFAAKLYPNIAPMKYLFFIVMYGAAVPFYFALYQAFNLLRYIDENTAFSELSVKALKNIKCCAITISGLYVLGLPLFRFIAKKVDPPIGLMGLIIIFASLVIAVFAAILQRLLQEAINIKSENDLTV, from the coding sequence ATGAATGGTAAACGAGGTTCAACCACTTTCTTAAAGGTAATTATTTTTCTGGCTGGAATTGCAGTGCTTGCTTTATGTATATTTTTAGTGCCCCGTATGGCGAATTTTGCAGCAAAATTGTATCCAAATATTGCCCCAATGAAATATCTCTTTTTCATCGTGATGTATGGAGCGGCTGTGCCTTTTTACTTTGCTCTCTATCAGGCTTTCAACCTTTTACGGTACATTGACGAGAACACAGCGTTCTCGGAATTATCTGTAAAGGCGTTAAAGAACATAAAGTGCTGTGCGATTACAATCAGTGGTTTGTATGTATTAGGTTTGCCACTCTTTCGTTTTATAGCGAAGAAAGTTGACCCTCCTATTGGATTAATGGGGCTCATCATCATTTTTGCATCGTTGGTTATCGCCGTTTTTGCTGCTATCCTCCAACGGCTTCTACAAGAAGCGATTAACATAAAATCAGAAAATGATTTAACGGTCTGA
- a CDS encoding ABC transporter ATP-binding protein, which yields MSHLVLKDVSKSFGQIEVIKEMNFSIKKDEFVSIIGPSGSGKSTIFNLIGGILSPDNGSVVLQDEVINGKRGYISYMPQTPSLFPWRTILENVLLGQELQGKKEVEKAKEMLSIAGLSDYEKAYPHELSGGMKQRAAFIRALLSPQAVICLDEPFSALDELTRFDMQKWLLLVWESHKRTILFITHNIEEALFLSDRVIVLSHKPSKVVTEIEVPFQRPRNASILLDETFMKWKRKIHYSLVGTGRED from the coding sequence ATGAGTCATTTAGTTTTAAAGGATGTTTCGAAAAGCTTCGGTCAAATTGAAGTGATAAAAGAGATGAATTTTTCGATAAAAAAAGATGAGTTTGTTTCGATTATAGGCCCTTCTGGAAGCGGTAAAAGTACAATCTTCAATTTAATTGGGGGAATTTTATCTCCAGACAATGGAAGCGTCGTTTTACAAGATGAGGTGATTAACGGAAAACGTGGCTATATCAGTTATATGCCGCAAACTCCATCCCTTTTTCCCTGGAGAACGATTCTCGAGAATGTCCTCCTCGGACAAGAGCTTCAAGGAAAAAAAGAAGTAGAAAAAGCAAAGGAGATGCTCTCCATTGCAGGCCTTTCGGATTATGAAAAAGCGTATCCACATGAGCTGTCAGGGGGTATGAAGCAAAGGGCGGCGTTTATCCGAGCTCTCCTAAGTCCACAAGCGGTTATTTGTCTCGATGAACCGTTTTCAGCCTTGGATGAACTAACACGTTTTGACATGCAAAAATGGTTGCTTTTGGTATGGGAATCCCATAAACGAACGATCCTATTTATCACTCATAATATTGAAGAAGCGCTATTTTTATCTGATCGCGTTATCGTGTTATCACATAAACCTTCAAAGGTAGTGACCGAAATAGAGGTTCCATTTCAAAGACCACGGAACGCAAGTATTTTGTTGGATGAAACCTTTATGAAATGGAAAAGGAAAATCCATTACTCATTAGTAGGAACGGGGCGGGAGGATTAA
- a CDS encoding spore coat protein, with amino-acid sequence MTQVRRTQRTENDIDVKQTEIQGLCIENSHDVTVAQTEVQGLLLVQAALQAAIEAAIIVLGTDGNKNIKQLQSISQSLEIKNFEKQTIVIKDSDGIAVTQTELQIDVVVQAAINLLAKLLVQIG; translated from the coding sequence ATGACTCAAGTAAGACGTACTCAAAGAACTGAAAATGATATAGATGTTAAGCAAACTGAAATACAAGGGCTTTGTATTGAAAATTCCCACGATGTAACAGTGGCACAAACTGAAGTTCAAGGTTTACTTTTAGTTCAAGCCGCACTTCAAGCTGCAATCGAAGCTGCGATTATTGTATTAGGAACTGATGGAAACAAGAATATAAAACAATTACAATCTATTTCACAAAGTTTAGAAATAAAAAACTTCGAAAAGCAAACAATAGTAATTAAAGATTCAGACGGCATTGCAGTTACTCAAACAGAACTACAAATAGACGTGGTTGTTCAAGCTGCCATTAATCTGTTAGCAAAATTGTTAGTGCAAATTGGATAA
- a CDS encoding amino acid permease, protein MGNNAHLKKNIGFSVATSLVVGTVIGSGIFMKPGIVIAATGNSTIALWAWIIGGIITLASGLTIAEVSVKIPKTGGLYVYIEEVYGKFWGFLCGWVQTLVYGPAIMGALSLYFGTLVAGFFGFSENSKIIIGIITILFLCFMNLLGTQYGGFIQNIATIGKLIPIILIATFGIFNGDMHILNMESGVNQSFSMGAAILATLFAYDGWMNVGYIAGEMKNPSKTLPRAIISGILIVIVAYLTVNIAMLHVLPASKIVALGPNAASTAAALLFGKMGGNIITIGIMVSIFGCLNGKILTFPRIPFAMASNGILPGSKALSTVHPKFKTPIGATLSQLVIAIFMMLFGNPDRLSDIAMFSVFLFYGLAFLAVFLLRKKDIGAKSLYKVPLYPFTPIVAVVGALYIVGSTFINSPIDAFLSIGIAIIGIPVYMKLKSNQQKKSLTKAS, encoded by the coding sequence ATGGGGAATAACGCACATTTAAAGAAAAATATTGGTTTTTCTGTTGCTACATCTTTAGTGGTTGGTACTGTTATTGGATCCGGGATCTTTATGAAACCTGGAATTGTAATTGCAGCAACTGGTAATTCTACAATTGCCCTTTGGGCTTGGATTATAGGTGGAATTATCACTCTTGCCAGCGGATTAACAATCGCAGAGGTGAGCGTTAAGATTCCAAAAACAGGTGGGCTTTATGTTTATATTGAAGAGGTTTACGGAAAGTTTTGGGGATTTTTATGTGGTTGGGTGCAAACCCTCGTTTATGGGCCAGCGATCATGGGCGCCCTAAGTTTATATTTCGGTACTCTTGTTGCTGGTTTTTTCGGATTTTCTGAAAATAGTAAAATTATTATTGGAATTATAACAATCCTTTTCTTATGTTTCATGAATTTATTAGGTACGCAATACGGTGGTTTTATCCAAAACATCGCCACCATTGGAAAATTAATTCCTATTATATTAATCGCAACGTTTGGTATTTTTAATGGGGACATGCACATCCTTAACATGGAGAGTGGCGTGAATCAATCATTTAGCATGGGTGCCGCTATTTTAGCAACTCTTTTCGCATATGATGGCTGGATGAACGTTGGTTATATAGCTGGAGAAATGAAAAATCCAAGCAAAACACTTCCTAGAGCAATTATTTCTGGTATTCTCATTGTTATTGTCGCTTACTTAACCGTCAATATCGCTATGCTTCATGTTTTACCTGCTAGTAAGATTGTTGCATTAGGACCAAATGCAGCAAGTACTGCAGCTGCGCTTCTATTTGGAAAAATGGGTGGAAATATCATAACGATTGGAATAATGGTTTCCATTTTTGGATGCTTAAATGGAAAAATCTTAACTTTTCCAAGAATTCCTTTTGCAATGGCCAGTAATGGGATCCTTCCTGGATCAAAAGCATTATCCACAGTCCATCCAAAGTTTAAAACACCAATTGGGGCAACCCTCTCTCAACTTGTAATTGCTATTTTTATGATGCTTTTTGGAAATCCTGATCGACTTTCCGATATTGCAATGTTTTCTGTCTTTTTGTTTTACGGTTTAGCCTTTTTAGCTGTTTTCTTATTACGTAAAAAAGATATTGGTGCTAAAAGTCTCTATAAAGTACCATTATATCCATTTACACCAATTGTTGCGGTGGTTGGTGCACTATATATCGTTGGAAGCACATTCATCAATTCCCCTATCGACGCGTTCTTGTCAATTGGAATTGCTATTATTGGAATCCCAGTATATATGAAACTAAAATCCAACCAACAAAAGAAATCTCTAACAAAAGCTAGCTAG
- a CDS encoding thiamine-binding protein: MANSLISIQILPKTKDGEDVIPYVDEAIKVIQESGVKYEVHPLETTMEGELQQLFDVITKMNDRMIEIGSKNVISQVKILYQPSGITMDQLTGKYR; this comes from the coding sequence ATGGCAAATTCTCTAATCAGCATTCAAATTCTGCCGAAAACAAAAGATGGTGAAGATGTTATTCCATATGTGGATGAAGCTATCAAAGTGATTCAGGAATCTGGTGTGAAATATGAAGTCCACCCATTGGAAACGACAATGGAAGGCGAACTACAACAATTATTTGATGTCATCACGAAAATGAATGATCGTATGATTGAAATTGGAAGTAAAAATGTGATTTCACAAGTGAAAATATTGTACCAACCATCAGGCATTACCATGGATCAATTAACGGGAAAATATCGCTAA
- a CDS encoding nucleotide excision repair endonuclease: protein MIKIEIPTPDVVITKQRQLGERVESEISSVYGFTDYHKIPRDKGGIILFYNNVDELLFVGKARKLRPRVKKHFEDTVSPIKQNRDDVFTIAVCVVEDAMDREIYETYIINKLHAKFNIDKVFYK from the coding sequence ATGATTAAAATTGAAATACCAACTCCTGATGTTGTCATTACTAAACAAAGACAACTGGGAGAACGTGTTGAATCGGAAATAAGCAGTGTGTATGGTTTTACAGACTACCACAAAATCCCTAGGGATAAAGGTGGAATTATCTTGTTTTATAATAATGTTGATGAACTTTTGTTTGTTGGTAAAGCAAGAAAATTACGACCAAGAGTTAAGAAGCATTTTGAAGATACTGTATCCCCTATCAAACAGAATCGTGATGATGTATTTACCATTGCTGTTTGTGTTGTCGAAGACGCGATGGATCGGGAAATTTATGAAACCTACATTATTAATAAACTCCATGCGAAATTCAATATAGATAAAGTGTTCTATAAATAA
- a CDS encoding ABC transporter permease, producing MNKNLLKGWRPLVVLLLLFVIWEIIVKVVNVPEWLLPPPSKVFTEAFAGWSDFYPDLFSTIKISLFGFAVGAFIGMVVAVLLHLVPILRDSFYPLLILSQNIPIIVLAPLLVIWFGFGLLPKIIVITLVCFFPITVATLDGFKQTPAELKTYMMMAGASKTQLFWKLEFPFSLPSIFSGLKISATYSVMGAVISEWLGAKEGIGVYMTFASSSFRTDRVFVAIFAIMFLSLLFFLLIVLVERRVVRWQPKGDGQK from the coding sequence ATGAATAAGAATCTTTTAAAAGGGTGGAGACCATTAGTGGTTCTCCTCCTTTTGTTCGTCATTTGGGAAATTATTGTAAAAGTCGTGAATGTACCAGAATGGCTGTTGCCACCACCCTCAAAAGTATTTACGGAGGCATTTGCTGGGTGGAGTGATTTTTATCCAGATCTATTTTCAACCATTAAAATATCCCTATTTGGTTTTGCTGTCGGGGCATTCATCGGAATGGTAGTGGCGGTTCTCCTTCATTTAGTTCCAATATTACGGGATTCATTCTATCCATTATTGATTTTGTCGCAAAATATACCAATTATCGTTCTAGCTCCGCTTTTAGTCATTTGGTTTGGTTTTGGATTATTACCAAAAATTATCGTGATTACACTAGTTTGCTTTTTCCCCATCACAGTTGCTACATTGGATGGATTTAAACAAACTCCAGCAGAACTTAAAACATACATGATGATGGCTGGTGCTTCGAAAACACAGCTATTTTGGAAATTAGAATTCCCATTTTCATTGCCATCTATTTTTTCTGGTTTAAAAATTTCCGCTACTTATAGTGTTATGGGAGCTGTTATTTCTGAATGGCTTGGAGCAAAAGAGGGAATTGGCGTTTATATGACCTTTGCCTCATCTTCGTTTAGAACGGATAGGGTTTTTGTGGCTATATTTGCGATCATGTTCTTAAGCCTTCTTTTTTTTCTGTTGATTGTTTTAGTTGAACGGCGAGTTGTCCGCTGGCAACCGAAAGGGGATGGTCAAAAATGA
- a CDS encoding cation:dicarboxylate symporter family transporter codes for MKKFGLAWQILIGLILGIVVGAIFYGNPSVQIYLQPIGTIFIRLIKMIVIPIVVSSLIVGVAGVGDIKKLGKLGGKTILYFEIITTIAIIIGLSSANIFHPGTGINMGELTKGDIGSYITTTKEVGHHSFADTFINIVPANLFDSLAKGDMLAVIFFSVFFGLGVAAIGEKGKPVLHFFQGTAEAMFYVTNQIMKFAPFGVFALIGVTVSQFGVSSLIPLSKLIITVYGTMIFFILVVFGLTAKIIKVNIFDMIRILKDELVLAYSTSSSETVLPKIMEKMEKFGCPKAIASFVIPTGYSFNLDGSTLYQALAAIFIAQMYGIHLSISQQISLMLVLMITSKGIAGVPGVSFVVLLATLGSVGIPIEGLAFIAGIDRILDMARTVVNVIGNSLAAVVMSKWEKQFDNEKAAKYLNEVKGNEPVYQK; via the coding sequence TTGAAAAAATTTGGTTTAGCATGGCAAATATTAATTGGCTTAATTCTCGGGATTGTTGTGGGGGCAATTTTTTATGGTAACCCTTCCGTCCAAATATATTTACAACCAATCGGAACGATTTTTATCCGTCTTATAAAAATGATTGTAATACCTATTGTCGTTTCAAGTCTAATTGTTGGTGTCGCAGGAGTTGGGGACATTAAAAAGCTAGGAAAATTAGGCGGAAAAACGATTCTCTATTTTGAAATTATTACTACTATTGCTATTATTATTGGTTTATCATCCGCTAATATTTTCCATCCGGGAACAGGCATTAACATGGGAGAATTAACAAAAGGAGACATTGGAAGTTATATCACAACAACTAAAGAAGTTGGGCATCATAGCTTTGCAGATACTTTTATCAATATTGTACCAGCGAACCTTTTTGATTCCCTTGCGAAGGGCGACATGCTTGCTGTTATTTTCTTTTCTGTATTCTTTGGTCTAGGGGTGGCAGCAATTGGAGAAAAAGGCAAACCTGTATTGCATTTTTTCCAAGGTACTGCAGAGGCAATGTTTTACGTAACCAATCAAATTATGAAGTTCGCCCCATTTGGCGTATTCGCCTTAATCGGAGTAACTGTTTCACAGTTTGGTGTATCTTCATTAATACCATTAAGCAAATTAATTATTACCGTATATGGGACAATGATTTTCTTTATTTTAGTTGTTTTTGGCCTTACTGCAAAAATAATTAAGGTCAATATTTTTGATATGATTCGGATTTTAAAAGATGAACTTGTACTAGCCTACTCTACCTCAAGCTCTGAGACTGTACTTCCAAAAATCATGGAAAAAATGGAAAAATTCGGCTGCCCAAAAGCAATTGCTTCCTTTGTGATTCCAACTGGCTACTCGTTCAATCTTGATGGATCGACTCTCTATCAGGCTTTGGCTGCTATCTTTATTGCTCAAATGTATGGTATCCATCTTTCAATTAGTCAGCAGATTTCCCTTATGCTTGTTCTAATGATTACATCTAAGGGAATTGCTGGTGTTCCAGGTGTTTCCTTCGTTGTATTGTTAGCTACATTAGGCTCCGTTGGCATACCGATTGAAGGGCTAGCCTTTATTGCTGGAATTGACAGGATCCTTGACATGGCCCGGACCGTTGTAAATGTTATCGGTAACTCCCTTGCTGCTGTGGTTATGTCCAAATGGGAAAAACAATTTGATAACGAAAAAGCTGCAAAATACCTAAATGAAGTAAAAGGAAATGAACCTGTCTATCAAAAATAA